From Rutidosis leptorrhynchoides isolate AG116_Rl617_1_P2 chromosome 3, CSIRO_AGI_Rlap_v1, whole genome shotgun sequence, a single genomic window includes:
- the LOC139897426 gene encoding structural maintenance of chromosomes protein 3-like — MYIKQVIIEGFKSYKEQVATEDFSPKVNCVVGANGSGKSIFFHAILFVISDLFHNLLNEDRHAFLHEGAGHQVLSAFVEIVFDNSDNRIPVDKEEVRLRRTIDTKRDEYFLDGKHITKTEVMNLLESAGFSRSNPYYVVQQGKIASLTLMKDSERLDLLKEIGGTRVYEERRRESLKIMQETGNKRNHIIQVVQYLDERLHELNEEKAELRKYEQLEKQRKSLEYTIYDKKLNGARRKLAEVDEKRNAISNKLVTNHNLSVDQEEEIKKLDKLYKDLTREVQDLTREKEAIEKQLTEAIKKHTEVELDVKDLEERITGSSRAKDEVGKQLEVLRREIQGSTAELNKIRLLYNDQVKKEEDITKGIMLREKQLSLLYQKQGRATQFRSKAARDEWLQKDIDKYEKVLFSNNKQENLLKDEIGKLERDLAAQNEHVKGRESDITALEARISGYRKAFNHHKAKRDELHDKRKSLWGAESELTTEIDRLKAEVVKAEKALDHATPRDIRRGISCVRRICREYNISGVYGSVIELLECDENLFTAVEVTAGNSLFHVVVENDEISTQVIRHLNVEKGGRVTFIPLNRVKAPNVSYPKISDVIPLLKKLKFSSNYNQAFGQVFARTVICRDLDVATRVARTDGLDCITAQGDQVSKKGGMTGGFYDKRRSKLKFMNIIRQNAISITAKENELQNVRSELQIIDMKINDIVNEQQKDDAELAHERSKLEQLKQDVANADKHIQNNSKALEKKGKLLTSVETQIEQVKTNIAMKRDEMGIDLVDHLTPDERELLSRLNPEIAGLKENLIACRANRVKTETRKSELETNLSTNLVRRKQELEAVKQSPETESLNTEAEAKRQELQDAKTHVEEVKKQLKRVLESIEDRNKELRKINEKKNDLKASLDKYEEARQNEDKKAEKLISRKNILLAKQKEYSKKIRELGPLSSDAFEMHKKQEGIKEMLHQCNEQLKQFSHVNKKALDQCANFEDQREQLQNRQHELDAGDEKIKELVSVLDQRKDESIERTFKGVAKHFREVFSELVQGGHGSLIMMKKKDVDPTDNDYDEDGPRVDTEGRVEKYIGVEVKVSFTGQGETQSMKQLSGGQKTVVALALIFAIQQCDPAPFYLFDEIDAALDPQYRTAVGNMVRRLADSASTQFITTTFRPELVKVADKIYGVTHKNRVSHVNVVTMDEALDFIEHDQSHNAE, encoded by the exons ATGTATATAAAGCAG GTCATAATCGAAGGGTTTAAGAGCTATAAAGAGCAAGTTGCTACTGAAGACTTCAGTCCTAAAGTTAACTGTGTTG TTGGTGCTAATGGATCTGGGAAGTCAATTTTTTTTCATG CAATTCTTTTTGTAATAAGCGACCTCTTTCATAACTTGCTCAATGAAGATAGGCATGCCTTTCTCCAT GAAGGTGCAGGACACCAAGTTCTATCAGCTTTTGTTGAGATTGTATTTGATAATTCCGATAATCGTATCCCG GTCGATAAAGAGGAGGTGCGTTTGAGGAGAACTATCGATACAAAAAGAGATGAATATTTCTTGGATGGAAAGCATATAAC GAAAACTGAAGTAATGAATCTTTTGGAAAGTGCTGGGTTCTCCCGATCCAATCCGTATTACGTTGTGCAACAGGGGAAA ATCGCATCATTGACTTTAATGAAAGATTCAGAACGTCTTGATCTACTCAAGGAAATTGGCGGTACTCGAGTTTATGAAGAACGTCGCCGTGAAAGCTTGAAAATTATGCAAGAGACTG GAAATAAGAGGAATCATATAATTCAAGTTGTACAATACTTGGATGAGAGATTACATGAGCTGAATGAAGAGAAAGCAGAGTTGAGAAAGTATGAACAGCTTGAGAAACAGAGAAAGTCTCTAGAATACACCATTTATGATAAAAAACTTAATGGTGCACGTCGCAAATTGGCTGAA GTTGATGAGAAGAGAAATGCTATTTCTAATAAATTAGTTACCAATCATAACTTATCGGTGGATCAAGAGGAAGAAATTAAGAAGTTAGACAAGTTATATAAGGATTTAACAAGAGAAGTACAAGATTTAACCCGAGAAAAAGAGGCAATAGAAAAGCAGCTTACAGAAGCTATTAAAAAGCACACAGAGGTTGAGCTTGACGTCAAAGATCTCGAAGAACGAATCACGGGGAGTAGTAGAGCAAAG GATGAAGTAGGAAAACAGCTTGAGGTTTTACGTAGAGAAATTCAGGGATCAACAGCAGAGCTGAACAAAATCAGACTGTTGTATAATGATCAAGTTAAAAAGGAGGAGGATATCACCAAAGG TATCATGCTACGGGAAAAGCAGCTCAGTCTACTCTATCAGAAACAAGGTCGTGCAACTCAGTTTCGCTCTAAAGCTGCACGTGATGAATGGCTTCAAAAAGATATTGATAAGTATGAAAAGGTTCTGTTTTCAAACAATAAGCAG GAAAATCTATTAAAGGATGAAATTGGTAAATTAGAAAGAGATCTGGCAGCACAAAATGAACATGTCAAAGGGCGTGAATCAGATATTACTGCTCTAGAAGCTCGAATATCGGGTTATCGTAAAGCCTTTAATCATCACAAGGCAAAGAGAGATGAGCTTCATGATAAGCGGAA GTCTTTGTGGGGGGCAGAAAGTGAGCTGACAACCGAAATTGACCGTCTTAAAGCAGAAGTTGTGAAGGCGGAGAAAGCCTTAGATCATGCTACTCCTAGG GATATAAGAAGGGGAATCAGTTGTGTTAGGAGAATCTGCAGGGAATACAACATTTCAGGAGTGTATGGTTCAGTTATTGAGTTGCTTGAATGTGATGAAAATTTATTTACTGCAGTTGAAGTCACTGCTGGAAATAG TTTATTCCATGTGGTGGTTGAAAATGATGAAATTTCAACGCAAGTAATTCGACACCTTAATGTAGAGAAAGGTGGAAGAGTTACATTTATACCTCTTAATAGGGTTAAGGCACCAAATGTCAGTTATCCAAAAATTTCTGACGTGATTCCTCTTCTCAAGAAACTAAAATTTTCTTCTAATTATAATCAAGCATTTGGTCAG GTATTTGCTAGAACTGTGATTTGTCGAGATTTGGATGTTGCTACTCGTGTTGCTCGTACTGATGGTTTGGACTGCATTACTGCCCAAG GTGACCAAGTAAGCAAAAAAGGTGGTATGACAGGTGGATTTTATGATAAAAGGCGTTCAAAACTGAAGTTTATGAACATCATTCGACAAAATGCCATCTCAATCACTGCAAAGGAAAACGAGCTCCAGAATGTCAGATCTGAACTTCAGA TTATAGACATGAAAATCAATGATATCGTTAATGAGCAGCAGAAGGATGATGCTGAGCTGGCTCATGAGAGATCAAAACTGGAACAGCTCAAGCAAGATGTTGCTAATGCTGACAAGCACATACAAAATAACTCTAAAGCTCTTGAAAAAAAG GGGAAGTTGCTTACGAGTGTAGAGACTCAAATAGAGCAGGTGAAAACTAATATTGCTATGAAAAGAGATGAGATGGGAATAGACCTTGTTGATCATTTAACCCCAGATGAAAGGGAGCTTCTGTCACGATTGAATCCAGAAATAGCTGGCCTCAAAGAAAATCTCATAGCCTGCAGGGCAAACCGAGTAAAG ACTGAAACAAGGAAATCAGAGCTTGAGACCAATCTATCAACAAATCTTGTTAGAAGGAAACAAGAACTGGAAGCAGTCAAACAGTCTCCAGAAACTGAGTCATTAAATACCGAGGCAGAAGCAAAGAGACAGGAACTGCAAGATGCAAAAACACATGTCGAAGAAGTGAAAAAACAGCTAAAAA GAGTGTTAGAAAGCATAGAAGATCGAAACAAGGAACTCAGGAAAATCAACGAAAAGAAGAATGATTTGAAG GCTAGCTTGGACAAATATGAAGAGGCCCGCCAAAATGAGGATAAAAAAGCAGAAAAACTTATTAGCAGAAAAAATATTTTACTTGCCAAACAAAAAGAATACTCCAAGAAAATCAGAGAATTGGGTCCATTATCCTCAGATGCGTTTGAAAT GCATAAAAAGCAAGAGGGCATAAAGGAAATGTTGCACCAGTGCAATGAGCAATTAAAGCAGTTTAGTCATGTAAACAAGAAAGCACTTGATCAGTGTGCAAACTTTGAAGATCAAAGAGAACAACTCCAGAACCGACAACACGAACTTGATGCTGGTGATGAG AAAATCAAAGAACTTGTATCGGTACTGGATCAACGTAAGGATGAATCTATAGAGCGTACTTTCAAAGGTGTGGCTAAACATTTTAGGGAAGTATTTTCTGAACTTGTCCAAGGTGGTCATGGGTCTTTGATTATGATGAAGAAGAAG GATGTTGATCCAactgataatgattatgatgaggATGGGCCGCGGGTTGATACAGAGGGCCGTGTTGAAAAATACATTGGTGTTGAAGTGAAG GTTTCTTTTACTGGACAAGGGGAAACACAGTCGATGAAGCAATTGTCCGGGGGTCAGAAGACTGTGGTGGCATTGGCTTTGATATTTGCCATACAACAATGTGACCCGGCTCCGTTTTAcctatttgacgagatagacgctGCACTTGACCCACAGTACCGAACAGCCGTTGGAA ATATGGTTCGTCGTTTGGCAGATTCAGCAAGTACACAGTTCATTACAACAACATTTCGACCTGAACTTGTGAAAGTTGCTGACAAGATATACGGTGTCACCCACAAAAATCGAGTCAGTCATGTTAATGTTGTCACCATGGATGAAGCATTGGATTTCATTGAGCATGACCAATCTCACAATGCTGAATGA